The following coding sequences lie in one Desulforegula conservatrix Mb1Pa genomic window:
- a CDS encoding lysophospholipid acyltransferase family protein, with amino-acid sequence MPDIPKFVAIAVPHTSNWDFFYTLLAIFAMKGKIYWMGKDSIFKKPFSGVFKWLGGIPVDRSKSNNLVENIINQYNSSEILVITIPPTGTRKKVMRWKTGFYYIALGANVPIVPGYMDYAIKTTGFGAPFYPTGDIDADLKKLSIFYKGMKGKNDVKSELNIIDTVASIQSAKA; translated from the coding sequence ATGCCAGACATCCCCAAGTTTGTTGCCATAGCAGTCCCTCACACTTCCAACTGGGATTTTTTCTACACTCTTCTGGCCATTTTTGCCATGAAGGGCAAAATTTACTGGATGGGCAAAGATTCAATTTTCAAAAAACCATTTTCAGGTGTTTTTAAATGGTTAGGAGGAATACCCGTTGACCGCTCCAAATCAAACAATCTTGTTGAAAATATAATCAATCAATATAACAGTTCAGAAATCCTTGTGATCACCATACCTCCTACAGGAACAAGAAAAAAGGTCATGAGATGGAAAACAGGTTTCTATTATATTGCCCTCGGTGCGAATGTTCCCATAGTACCAGGATATATGGATTATGCGATCAAGACCACAGGATTCGGCGCGCCGTTTTACCCGACCGGAGACATAGATGCGGATCTTAAAAAACTTAGTATATTCTATAAAGGAATGAAGGGCAAAAACGACGTCAAATCAGAACTTAACATCATTGATACCGTCGCT